In the genome of Deinococcota bacterium, the window CCATCGCCAATGCCCCCGCGTCGCCCGTGCGCTGGTGGCTGCGCAGGAGAAAGCCGAGCACGTGGTGCGGCGGGAACTTGGGCGCGCCCCCGAAGCCGCCGTGGCGGGAGTCGAAGTGTTGAGCGAGGGCTTTTAACGCCTCGTCCAAGAGCGTTTCGCTGAAGTCGCCCTCGGCGGGAGGAACGCTGCTGAGCTTCTGCAGGTGTTCGGTCAGCCCCGCGGCCGAGGCCATCACCTCGTCACGGCGGTTTCTCCAGGCGTCGGCCAGCCCGTCGAGCACGCGGCGGAAGCTGGGGCGGCCGTAGCGGTCGTCGGGCGGGAAGTAGGTGCCGCCGTAAAAGGGCTCACCGCCCGGCGTCAGGGCCACCGTCATCGGCCAGCCGCCCTGGCCGGTCATGGCCTGCACCGCGTTCATGTAGACGCTGTCCACGTCGGGCCGCTCCTCGCGGTCGACCTTTATGTTGACGAAGTCGCGGTTCATCCTCTTGGCCGTCGCCTCGTCCTCGAAGGACTCATGGGCCATGACGTGGCACCAGTGGCAGGCGGAGTAGCCGACCGAGAGCAGGACGGGCTTGTCCTCTTCTCTCGCCTTCTTAAAGGCTTCGTCGCCCCAAGGGTACCAGTCCACCGGGTTGTGGGCGTGCTGCTGGAGGTAAGGGCTGGCCTCGGCTGCGAGCCGGTTGGGTTTGCCGTTCGTGCTGTTCATGCTTAAGCCTAGACCCTGGCGGCCACCCGCCCCGTAAGGCAGCCCACGCTGGCGCCGTAGACTGGGCGGGGACAGACTAGGCAGGGGTAGACTGAGCAGGGGTAGACTGGGCTATGACCCTGGCCGACCTGCGCAAAGACTACCGCCTCAAGAGGCTCCACGAGGGCGACCTCGAGCAAGACCCTACCGACCAGTTCAAGGCATGGCTGGACGAGGCACTGGGGGCCCAGGTGCTCGAGCCCAACGCCATGACCCTGGCGACCGTGAGCGCCGCCGGCCGCCCCTCGGCGCGCACCATCTTGCTGAAGGGCCTGGACGAAGCCGGCTTCGTCTTCCATACCAACTACCAGAGCCGCAAGGCCGCCGAGCTGGAGGCCAACCCCTACGCCGCCTTGGTCTTCACCTGGCTCGAGCTCGAGCGCCAGGTGCGCGTCGAGGGTGCGGTGAGCAAAATTTCCCGCGAAGCCTCCGAGGCTTACTTCAGGAACAGGCCGCGGGGCAGCCAGCTGGGCGCCTGGGTGTCACGGCAGAGCAGCGTCATCGCGGGCTACGAGGTCTTGGAGGAGGCGCTGGCGGCGCTCGAGAGGCGTTTTCCCGACGAGGTGCCGCTGCCGCCCTTCTGGGGCGGTTACCGGCTGAAGCCCGACGCCGTGGAGTTCTGGCAGGGCCGGCCCAACCGCCTCCACGACCGCCTCCGCTACGAGCGGCAGGATGAGGGCTGGGAGATCCGGCGGCTCGCACCCTAATCCAGGCGGCCTCACGGTTCGCCTTCGCGGCAACCCTTATGATATAGGAGTGACCGGCTCCTTTTCTTTCCCACTCGCCTCCTCAGGGGGACAAGCTTGAACCATACGGTCTCGGGCCTCTTCTGGATCGGCCTCTATCTCCTCGTCGTCTTGGTCCCCATGTTCCTGATGCTCATCCGTCCCGTGCCCTCGGGCCGCGACTTCTGGCTCGAGTTCTCCATCGCCCTCGGTTTCGTCGGGCTCACCCAGATCGCCTTGCAGTTCGTGCTGATCGCCCGCTTCAGACGGGTGACCGCGCCCTACGGCATCGACATCATCTTGCAGTATCACAAGCAGATCGCCATGATCGCCGTCTTGCTCATCTTGGCCCACCCGACGATTCTCATGATCAACGACCCCTCGCGCCTCGAGCTCTTGAACCCTCTGAGCGGCACCTGGGCGAGCCGCAGCGGGCTGGCCTCGGTCTTTGCGCTCCTCTTAATCACCCTGCTCTCGGTCTTCCGCCAGCGAATCAGTCTCGACTACGAGGTGTGGCGGGTGACGCACGCGCTTCTAGCCATCACCGCGCTGGTCTTCGCCCAGCTTCACGTCACCTTTGCCGGCGTCTACATCAACACCCCCTGGAAGCACGCCCTGTGGATCGCCTTTGGCGCGCTCATGGTGGGGCTGCTGGCCTACTTGCGCCTGGTCAAGCCGGCCCTGCAGCGCCGGGCGGTCTACCGGGTCGCCGAGGTCAGGGAGGAGCGGGGCGACACCTACACCTTGGTGCTTACACCCGACGGGCACGAGGGCCTGCGCTTCGACCCCGGCCAGTTCGCCTGGATCAAGATTCACGATTCGCCCTACACCATCGAGGAGCATCCCTACTCCTTTTCCTCGTCGGCCGAGCGTCCGGGGCGGCTCGAGTTCGGCATCAAGGTTCTGGGCGACTTTTCCGCCGGCGTCAAGGACATTCCCCCCGGCAGCAAGGCCTATCTCGACGGCCCCCACGGCGCCTTTTCGGTGGACCGCTACCCCGCCGCCGGCTACGTCTTCTTGGCCGGGGGCGTGGGCATCACCCCGGTCATGAGCTCGCTCAGGACTCTGGCCGACCGCGCGGACCGCCGGCCGCTGCTGCTCTTCTACGCCGAGAAGACCTGGGACGGCGTCGCCTTTCGCGAGGAGCTGGAGGCGCTCGAGGACACGCTCGACCTGAAGGTGGTCTACGTGCTCGAGGAGCCGCCCGAGGACTGGCAGG includes:
- the pdxH gene encoding pyridoxamine 5'-phosphate oxidase, with amino-acid sequence MTLADLRKDYRLKRLHEGDLEQDPTDQFKAWLDEALGAQVLEPNAMTLATVSAAGRPSARTILLKGLDEAGFVFHTNYQSRKAAELEANPYAALVFTWLELERQVRVEGAVSKISREASEAYFRNRPRGSQLGAWVSRQSSVIAGYEVLEEALAALERRFPDEVPLPPFWGGYRLKPDAVEFWQGRPNRLHDRLRYERQDEGWEIRRLAP
- a CDS encoding ferric reductase-like transmembrane domain-containing protein; its protein translation is MNHTVSGLFWIGLYLLVVLVPMFLMLIRPVPSGRDFWLEFSIALGFVGLTQIALQFVLIARFRRVTAPYGIDIILQYHKQIAMIAVLLILAHPTILMINDPSRLELLNPLSGTWASRSGLASVFALLLITLLSVFRQRISLDYEVWRVTHALLAITALVFAQLHVTFAGVYINTPWKHALWIAFGALMVGLLAYLRLVKPALQRRAVYRVAEVREERGDTYTLVLTPDGHEGLRFDPGQFAWIKIHDSPYTIEEHPYSFSSSAERPGRLEFGIKVLGDFSAGVKDIPPGSKAYLDGPHGAFSVDRYPAAGYVFLAGGVGITPVMSSLRTLADRADRRPLLLFYAEKTWDGVAFREELEALEDTLDLKVVYVLEEPPEDWQGEEGFVTSEVLDKHLPEEKIKREFFVCGPDAMMDAVQEALLAHGVKAQSVHMERFNLV